A genomic region of Clavibacter michiganensis subsp. insidiosus contains the following coding sequences:
- a CDS encoding PhzF family phenazine biosynthesis protein, producing the protein MTERPGVAIDGVRPDEVHVVRVFADADGRHGNELGIVLASPRTDGRELAIAQALGFSETVFVDAVDAPGADPRGASIRILTPARELAFAGHPTVGTAWWLAARGVPADHLRVPAGIVRVARAGDEVRVTADPDWGPEFTWQEHPTADALRGLVAHAVDPWVDHLYAWAWTDEAAGEVRARMFAPALGVPEDEATGSAALRLTARLGRDLRITQGRGSVLVTRLLADGRAEVGGRSVHDRVMPLP; encoded by the coding sequence GTGACGGAGCGTCCGGGCGTCGCGATCGACGGCGTGCGGCCGGATGAGGTGCACGTGGTGCGGGTCTTCGCGGACGCGGACGGGCGGCACGGCAACGAGCTCGGGATCGTGCTCGCCTCGCCGCGCACCGACGGTCGGGAGCTCGCGATCGCACAGGCGCTCGGCTTCAGCGAGACGGTGTTCGTCGACGCGGTGGATGCGCCGGGCGCGGATCCGCGGGGCGCGTCGATCCGCATCCTCACGCCCGCGCGGGAGCTGGCCTTCGCCGGGCACCCGACCGTCGGCACCGCCTGGTGGCTGGCGGCGCGCGGCGTGCCGGCCGACCACCTGCGCGTGCCCGCCGGGATCGTGCGCGTCGCCCGCGCCGGCGACGAGGTGCGCGTCACCGCCGATCCCGACTGGGGCCCGGAGTTCACGTGGCAGGAGCACCCGACAGCCGACGCGCTCCGCGGCCTCGTCGCCCACGCCGTGGACCCCTGGGTCGACCACCTCTACGCCTGGGCCTGGACGGACGAGGCCGCGGGCGAGGTGCGGGCGCGCATGTTCGCCCCCGCGCTCGGCGTCCCCGAGGACGAGGCGACGGGATCCGCTGCGCTCCGGCTCACGGCGCGCCTCGGCCGCGACCTCCGCATCACCCAGGGCCGCGGCAGCGTGCTCGTCACGCGCCTGCTCGCCGACGGCCGGGCCGAGGTCGGCGGCCGCTCGGTGCACGACCGCGTGATGCCGCTGCCCTGA
- a CDS encoding DUF1206 domain-containing protein, whose amino-acid sequence MSATGAASSLQRSPGFAVAARLGHAVNGLLHLLIGVVAFRLATGGGGEADQSGALGSIAGSPGGRVLLWIVVVGLLGLGLWQLVETVLARGEDAKRTWAARAKELGKAVAYLAIAATALRFATGGSSDSSEQTQSISARLLEAPGGVVLLVVLGLAVVAVGVYFGFKGATKRFREDLAVPAGSLGRGITALGVAGYVAKGVALVAVGVLFVVGAVTADPSRATGLDGALQSLAGLPAGVAVLAITGLGLIAYGLYCGARARYAKL is encoded by the coding sequence ATGAGCGCCACCGGCGCCGCGTCGAGCCTCCAGCGCTCGCCCGGCTTCGCCGTGGCCGCGCGCCTCGGGCACGCGGTCAACGGCCTGCTGCACCTGCTGATCGGCGTGGTCGCGTTCCGCCTCGCGACGGGCGGCGGCGGCGAGGCCGACCAGTCCGGCGCGCTCGGCTCCATCGCGGGTTCGCCCGGCGGACGCGTGCTCCTCTGGATCGTCGTGGTCGGCCTCCTCGGGCTCGGCCTCTGGCAGCTCGTCGAGACCGTGCTCGCGCGCGGCGAGGACGCCAAGCGCACCTGGGCGGCGCGCGCCAAGGAGCTCGGCAAGGCCGTCGCGTACCTGGCGATCGCGGCCACCGCGCTGCGCTTCGCGACGGGCGGATCCAGCGACTCCTCCGAGCAGACGCAGTCCATCAGCGCGCGGCTCCTCGAGGCTCCCGGCGGCGTCGTGCTGCTCGTGGTCCTCGGGCTCGCCGTCGTCGCGGTCGGCGTCTACTTCGGGTTCAAGGGCGCGACGAAGCGCTTCCGCGAGGACCTGGCCGTGCCGGCGGGGTCGCTCGGGCGCGGCATCACGGCGCTCGGCGTCGCGGGCTACGTCGCCAAGGGCGTCGCGCTCGTCGCGGTCGGCGTGCTGTTCGTCGTCGGCGCGGTCACGGCCGACCCGAGCCGCGCCACGGGTCTCGACGGCGCGCTCCAGTCGCTCGCGGGGCTGCCCGCGGGCGTCGCCGTGCTCGCGATCACGGGCCTCGGCCTCATCGCGTACGGCCTGTACTGCGGCGCCCGCGCGCGCTACGCGAAGCTGTGA
- a CDS encoding AI-2E family transporter, giving the protein MTTPQSVWQDKLGRLSIRCVQILAVLVVAIAIVYAAISLKLVVIPVIIALILACAVRPMVLWMERRGVPDALAAAIALLTGLVLFGGAITAVVFGVQSQWPTLVKATSEGVDQLQAFIQEGGLPIDSAQIDSFRQQAVDFLTSSQFGSGAIAGVSAAAEVVTGAILGLVVFFYFVKDGPQIWAFFIRPFRGRGRKRAVRVGHEGSKVLGGYIRGTATVALVDTVFIGAGLFILGVPLALPLSLVVFIGAFVPIVGATVAGILAALVALVTNDLTTAIIVVAIVIIVNQLEGNFLQPVVLGNALKLHGLVVLLALTAGTILGGIVGAILSVPLTAVAWTAWKIIMEPDEEEPEPPAPAPLEPVRKAARGLTARLTGRTATTTRAER; this is encoded by the coding sequence ATGACCACCCCGCAGTCCGTCTGGCAGGACAAGCTCGGCCGCCTCTCCATCCGCTGCGTGCAGATCCTGGCGGTCCTCGTGGTCGCCATCGCGATCGTGTACGCCGCCATCTCGCTCAAGCTCGTCGTGATCCCGGTGATCATCGCGCTGATCCTCGCCTGCGCCGTGCGGCCGATGGTGCTGTGGATGGAGCGCCGTGGCGTCCCCGACGCGCTCGCCGCGGCCATCGCGCTCCTCACGGGCCTCGTGCTCTTCGGCGGGGCGATCACGGCCGTGGTCTTCGGCGTGCAGAGCCAGTGGCCGACGCTCGTGAAGGCCACGAGCGAGGGCGTCGACCAGCTGCAGGCGTTCATCCAGGAGGGCGGGCTGCCGATCGACTCGGCGCAGATCGACTCCTTCCGCCAGCAGGCCGTGGACTTCCTCACCAGCAGCCAGTTCGGCTCCGGCGCCATCGCGGGCGTCTCCGCCGCCGCCGAGGTCGTCACCGGCGCGATCCTCGGGCTCGTCGTCTTCTTCTACTTCGTCAAGGACGGGCCGCAGATCTGGGCCTTCTTCATCCGCCCGTTCCGCGGCCGCGGCCGGAAGCGCGCCGTGCGCGTGGGCCACGAGGGCTCGAAGGTGCTCGGCGGCTACATCCGCGGCACGGCGACGGTTGCGCTGGTCGACACGGTGTTCATCGGGGCGGGCCTGTTCATCCTCGGCGTGCCGCTGGCGCTGCCGCTGTCGCTCGTGGTCTTCATCGGCGCGTTCGTGCCGATCGTCGGCGCGACCGTCGCGGGCATCCTCGCGGCGCTCGTCGCGCTCGTGACCAATGACCTGACGACGGCGATCATCGTCGTCGCCATCGTGATCATCGTGAACCAGCTCGAGGGGAACTTCCTGCAGCCCGTCGTGCTCGGCAATGCCCTCAAGCTGCACGGCCTCGTGGTGCTGCTGGCATTGACCGCCGGCACGATCCTCGGCGGGATCGTCGGCGCGATCCTGTCGGTGCCGCTCACCGCGGTCGCCTGGACGGCATGGAAGATCATCATGGAGCCCGACGAGGAGGAGCCAGAGCCGCCGGCACCTGCGCCGCTCGAACCCGTGAGGAAGGCGGCGCGCGGCCTCACCGCGAGGCTCACGGGCCGCACCGCCACCACCACCCGCGCCGAGCGATGA
- a CDS encoding GNAT family N-acetyltransferase — protein sequence MGPRLSVVREGALDVADHEGIAALLARAFPDFAAGYAGARSWAGAQPELRILVHDGDELVAHAGLRRVFVELGDGEGDPADDLLMGSTGMVAVHPERQGQGLGTLLADGIRGALARLAVPFGLLETGADTTGYYARHGWIPLPDRTGHYNGFTLLGAAEVVHQDHGWMILPVTSPADAFPAGDLHVNGQLV from the coding sequence ATGGGACCCCGCCTCTCCGTCGTCCGCGAGGGCGCGCTCGACGTCGCCGACCACGAGGGGATCGCGGCGCTCCTGGCCCGCGCCTTCCCCGACTTCGCCGCGGGCTACGCCGGTGCGCGCAGCTGGGCGGGCGCGCAGCCCGAGCTGCGGATCCTCGTGCACGACGGCGACGAGCTCGTGGCGCACGCGGGTCTCCGGCGCGTGTTCGTGGAGCTGGGTGACGGTGAGGGCGACCCGGCCGACGACCTGCTCATGGGATCCACCGGCATGGTCGCCGTGCACCCGGAGCGGCAGGGGCAGGGCCTCGGCACGCTGCTCGCCGACGGGATCCGCGGCGCGCTCGCCCGCCTCGCCGTCCCGTTCGGCCTCCTCGAGACGGGCGCGGACACCACCGGGTACTACGCGCGCCACGGCTGGATCCCGCTCCCCGACCGCACCGGCCACTACAACGGCTTCACCCTGCTGGGCGCCGCCGAGGTCGTGCACCAGGACCACGGCTGGATGATCCTGCCCGTCACCTCCCCCGCCGACGCGTTCCCCGCGGGCGACCTGCACGTGAACGGACAGCTGGTGTGA
- a CDS encoding GNAT family N-acetyltransferase has translation MSAPRAVIRRVRAEDWREYRTLRLVMLEDTPLAYLETLETARALKESDWRARTARSEQPGSTAYVAVERATGRWLGAMNAFVAADRTRVMLVSVYITPDARGRAAGVTDLLLDAVIAWARDRPDAQALRLEVHEDNARARAYYERRGFALTGRSVPYALDRTQKDLEMELPLA, from the coding sequence GTGAGCGCGCCCCGGGCCGTGATCCGACGCGTGCGCGCCGAGGACTGGCGCGAGTACCGCACCCTTCGTCTCGTGATGCTCGAGGACACCCCGCTCGCCTACCTCGAGACGCTGGAGACGGCGCGGGCCCTGAAGGAGTCGGATTGGCGTGCCCGCACCGCGCGCTCCGAGCAGCCGGGGAGCACGGCCTACGTCGCCGTCGAGCGCGCGACCGGCCGCTGGCTCGGCGCGATGAACGCGTTCGTGGCGGCCGACCGCACGCGCGTGATGCTCGTGAGCGTCTACATCACCCCGGACGCCCGGGGTCGCGCCGCGGGCGTCACCGACCTGCTCCTCGACGCCGTGATCGCCTGGGCTCGCGACCGCCCGGACGCGCAGGCGCTCCGCCTCGAGGTGCACGAGGACAACGCGCGCGCACGCGCATACTACGAGCGCCGCGGCTTCGCGCTCACGGGCCGCAGCGTGCCGTACGCGCTGGACCGCACGCAGAAGGACCTGGAGATGGAGCTGCCGCTCGCCTGA
- a CDS encoding catalase, translating to MTDQKYTTTDSGAPVASDEHSLSVGPDGAIPLHDHYLVEKLAQFNRERIPERVVHAKGGGAFGTFRVTGDVSAYTRASLFQPGAEVEMLARFSTVAGEQGSPDTWRDPRGFALKFYTDEGNYDLVGNNTPVFFIRDGIKFPDFIRSQKRLPGSHLRDHDMQWDFWTLSPESAHQVTWLMGDRGLPSSWRHMDGFGSHTYQWINAAGERFWVKYHFKTQQGIEILKQEQADQIAGEDADFHIRDLTEAIDRGDYPEWKLEVQIMPYEEAKSYRFNPFDLTKVWSQKDYPRIEVGTMTLNRNPENYFAQIEQAAFAPSNFVPGIQTSPDKMLLARIFSYADAHRYRVGTNHAQLPVNAPKSPVHSYSKDGQGRYTFQDAGTPVYAPNSHGGAHADPARAAESAGWEQDGELVRAAATLHAEDDDFVQARMLVNESMDDAQRERLVGNIVGHVSKVTTAELRARVIQYWTNVDGWLGAAVAAGLPPLAGDAPVAEATPGPTRDAEEVGVAAH from the coding sequence ATGACCGACCAGAAGTACACGACCACCGACTCCGGCGCCCCGGTCGCCAGCGACGAGCACTCGCTCTCCGTCGGGCCCGACGGCGCCATCCCGCTTCACGACCACTACCTCGTCGAGAAGCTCGCGCAGTTCAACCGCGAGCGCATCCCGGAGCGCGTCGTCCACGCCAAGGGCGGCGGGGCGTTCGGCACCTTCCGCGTCACGGGCGACGTGAGCGCGTACACCCGCGCCTCCCTCTTCCAGCCCGGCGCCGAGGTCGAGATGCTCGCGCGCTTCTCCACCGTCGCCGGCGAGCAGGGCAGCCCCGACACGTGGCGCGACCCCCGCGGCTTCGCGCTGAAGTTCTACACGGACGAGGGCAACTACGACCTCGTCGGCAACAACACGCCCGTCTTCTTCATCCGCGACGGGATCAAGTTCCCCGACTTCATCCGCTCGCAGAAGCGCCTGCCGGGCTCGCACCTCCGCGACCACGACATGCAGTGGGACTTCTGGACGCTCTCGCCCGAGTCCGCCCACCAGGTCACGTGGCTCATGGGTGACCGCGGCCTGCCGAGTTCGTGGCGCCACATGGACGGCTTCGGCTCGCACACCTACCAGTGGATCAACGCGGCCGGCGAGCGCTTCTGGGTGAAGTACCACTTCAAGACCCAGCAGGGCATCGAGATCCTCAAGCAGGAGCAGGCCGACCAGATCGCGGGAGAGGACGCCGACTTCCACATCCGCGACCTCACCGAGGCCATCGACCGCGGCGACTACCCGGAGTGGAAGCTCGAGGTGCAGATCATGCCCTACGAGGAGGCGAAGTCGTACCGGTTCAACCCGTTCGACCTCACCAAGGTCTGGTCGCAGAAGGACTACCCGCGCATCGAGGTCGGCACCATGACCCTGAACCGCAACCCGGAGAACTACTTCGCGCAGATCGAGCAGGCCGCGTTCGCGCCGTCGAACTTCGTGCCCGGGATCCAGACCAGCCCCGACAAGATGCTCCTCGCGCGCATCTTCAGCTACGCCGACGCGCACCGCTACCGCGTGGGCACCAACCACGCGCAGCTGCCGGTGAACGCGCCGAAGTCGCCCGTGCACAGCTACTCGAAGGACGGCCAGGGGCGCTACACGTTCCAGGACGCCGGCACGCCGGTCTACGCGCCCAACTCGCACGGTGGCGCGCACGCGGATCCCGCCCGCGCCGCCGAGAGCGCCGGCTGGGAGCAGGACGGCGAGCTCGTCCGCGCGGCCGCCACGCTGCACGCCGAGGACGACGACTTCGTCCAGGCCCGCATGCTCGTCAACGAGTCGATGGACGACGCGCAGCGCGAGCGCCTCGTCGGCAACATCGTAGGCCACGTGAGCAAGGTCACCACGGCCGAGCTGCGCGCCCGCGTCATCCAGTACTGGACGAACGTGGACGGCTGGCTCGGTGCGGCCGTCGCCGCGGGCCTGCCGCCGCTCGCCGGCGACGCGCCCGTCGCCGAGGCCACCCCCGGCCCGACGCGCGACGCCGAGGAGGTCGGTGTCGCGGCTCACTGA
- a CDS encoding Fur family transcriptional regulator, which translates to MPTAHAHHHAPPLDADALRVALREAGLRVTRPRVAVLTAVDAQPHSDADEVLRAVKGELPGTSIQAVYGVLGALLAAGLVRRIEPAGSSARYERRTGDNHHHLVCTGCRTIVDVDCAVGESPCLTPSDSAGFLVASAEVTYWGLCPECRTAAADPGSTVAT; encoded by the coding sequence ATGCCCACCGCCCATGCGCACCACCACGCGCCGCCCCTCGACGCCGACGCCCTGCGCGTCGCGCTCCGCGAGGCGGGACTCCGCGTGACCCGGCCGCGCGTGGCCGTCCTTACGGCGGTCGACGCGCAGCCGCACTCGGACGCCGACGAGGTGCTCCGGGCGGTCAAGGGCGAGCTGCCCGGCACGAGCATCCAGGCGGTCTACGGCGTGCTCGGCGCGCTGCTGGCCGCCGGGCTCGTGCGCCGCATCGAGCCCGCGGGATCATCCGCGCGGTACGAGCGCCGGACGGGCGACAATCACCATCACCTCGTGTGCACAGGTTGCAGGACCATCGTCGACGTGGACTGCGCGGTGGGGGAGTCCCCCTGCCTCACGCCGTCCGACTCGGCGGGATTCCTCGTGGCCAGCGCCGAGGTGACGTACTGGGGCCTGTGCCCCGAATGCCGGACCGCAGCCGCGGATCCCGGTTCCACCGTCGCGACCTAG
- a CDS encoding aldo/keto reductase: MKHIHTGTGLDVGRIGLGCMGMSAFYDGHGQDEAESIRTLHRAVDQGVTLFDTAEAYGPFTNERLVGSALAGRRDDVVIATKFGLLRHAPGKDAEDYERGMDSSPAGIRIAVEASLQRLGTDRIDVLYQHRVDPAVPIEETVGAMKELVDEGKVLHLGLSEAAPDTIRRAHAVHPISVLQSEYSIWTRDPEGPVLDALRELGIGLVAYSPLGRGFLTGAISSAADLSAADYRSSSPRFAEEAFAQNMRIVDAVKDVAGELDATPAQVALAWILAQGDDIAVIPGTKRVARLDENVAADAVTLTPDQLTRISSLPTPAGDRYADMSAIDR, from the coding sequence ATGAAGCACATCCACACCGGCACGGGCCTCGACGTCGGCCGCATCGGCCTCGGCTGCATGGGCATGAGCGCGTTCTACGACGGCCACGGGCAGGACGAGGCGGAGTCGATCCGCACTCTCCACCGCGCCGTCGACCAGGGCGTCACGCTCTTCGACACCGCCGAGGCGTACGGGCCGTTCACGAACGAGCGCCTCGTCGGATCCGCCCTCGCAGGCCGCCGCGACGACGTCGTGATCGCCACCAAGTTCGGCCTGCTGAGGCACGCGCCGGGGAAGGACGCCGAGGACTACGAGCGCGGCATGGACAGCTCGCCCGCGGGCATCCGCATCGCCGTCGAGGCCTCGCTGCAGCGCCTCGGGACCGACCGCATCGACGTGCTCTACCAGCACCGCGTCGACCCGGCCGTGCCGATCGAGGAGACCGTCGGCGCGATGAAGGAGCTCGTCGACGAGGGCAAGGTCCTGCACCTGGGGCTCTCCGAGGCCGCGCCCGACACGATCCGCCGCGCGCACGCCGTGCACCCGATCTCGGTGCTGCAGAGCGAGTACTCCATCTGGACCCGCGACCCCGAGGGCCCCGTGCTCGACGCGCTGCGCGAGCTCGGCATCGGGCTCGTCGCGTACTCGCCGCTCGGCCGCGGCTTCCTCACCGGCGCGATCTCGAGCGCCGCCGACCTCTCCGCGGCCGACTACCGCTCGTCGTCGCCGCGCTTCGCGGAGGAGGCGTTCGCGCAGAACATGCGGATCGTCGACGCCGTGAAGGATGTCGCCGGCGAGCTCGACGCGACGCCGGCCCAGGTGGCGCTCGCGTGGATCCTCGCGCAGGGCGACGACATCGCCGTGATCCCCGGGACCAAGCGCGTCGCGCGCCTCGACGAGAACGTGGCCGCGGACGCCGTGACGCTCACGCCGGACCAGCTGACGCGGATCTCGTCGCTGCCGACCCCCGCAGGCGACCGATACGCGGACATGAGCGCCATCGACCGGTGA